In Dromiciops gliroides isolate mDroGli1 chromosome 5, mDroGli1.pri, whole genome shotgun sequence, the following are encoded in one genomic region:
- the JOSD1 gene encoding LOW QUALITY PROTEIN: josephin-1 (The sequence of the model RefSeq protein was modified relative to this genomic sequence to represent the inferred CDS: inserted 2 bases in 1 codon; deleted 1 base in 1 codon) produces MRCMPWRGDKTKSESLELPXASTPQIYHEKQRRELCALHALNNVFQDSNAFTRETLQEIFQRLSPNTMVTPHKKSMLGNGNYDVNVIMAALQTKGYEAVWWDKRRDVSVIALSNVMGFIMNLPSSLCWGPLKLPLKRQHWICVREVGGTYYNLDSKLKVPEWIGGESELRKFLKHQLQGKNCELLLVVPEEVEAHQSWRADV; encoded by the exons ATGAGGTGCATGCCATGGAGAGGTGACAAGACCAAATCAGAATCGCTGGAGTTGCC AGCCAGCACCCCTCAGATCTACCATGAGAAGCAGCGGCGGGAGCTGTGTGCCCTCCATGCGCTC AACAACGTCTTCCAAGACAGCAATGCTTTCACTCGGGAAACACTACAGGAGATTTTTCAGAG GCTGTCTCCAAACACCATGGTGACACCCCACAAGAAGAGCATGCTGGGAAATGGGAACTATGATGTGAATGTGATCATGGCAGCTCTGCAGACCAAAGGCTATGAAGCAGTTTGGTGGGACAAGCGAAG ggACGTCAGTGTCATTGCCCTCTCCAACGTCATGGGCTTCATCATGAATCTCCCCTCCAGCCTCTGCTGGGGACCGCTGAAGCTTCCACTCAAAAGGCAGCATTGGATCTGCGTCCGGGAGGTGGGAGGCACCTACTACAACCTTGACTCCAAGCTCAAGGTGCCCGAGTGGATTGGAGGCGAGAGTGAGCTCAG GAAATTTTTGAAACATCAGCTCCAAGGAAAGAATTGTGAGCTGCTGCTCGTCGTGCCAGAGGAGGTGGAGGCCCACCAGAGTTGGAGGGCAGATGTATAA
- the TOMM22 gene encoding mitochondrial import receptor subunit TOM22 homolog, producing the protein MAAASSAATVASSAASPSGSADQLLCKAEAENVEEELEDFDDDDEPDETLAERLWGLTEMFPESVRSAAGATFDLSLTVAQKMYRFSRAALWIGTTSFMILVLPVVFETEKLQMEQQQQLQQRQILLGPNTGLSGGMPGALPPLPGKI; encoded by the exons ATGGCTGCCGCCTCGTCCGCCGCCACTGTCGCGAGCAGCGCCGCGTCGCCGTCCGGGTCGGCGGACCAGCTGCTGTGCAAGGCGGAGGCCGAGAACGTCGAGGAGGAGCTGGAGGACTTCGACGATGACGACGAG CCCGATGAGACCTTGGCCGAGAGATTGTGGGGCCTGACGGAGATGTTCCCCGAAAGCGTCCGGTCGGCCGCGGGCGCGACCTTTGACCTCTCCCTCACCGTGGCCCAGAAGATGTACAG GTTCTCGCGCGCGGCTCTGTGGATCGGGACCACCTCCTTCATGATCCTCGTGCTTCCCGTGGTCTTCGAGACGGAGAAGCTGCAGatggagcagcagcagcagctgcagcagcggCAG ATACTCCTGGGCCCTAATACGGGCCTGTCTGGAGGGATGCCGGGGGCCTTACCTCCACTTCCCGGAAAGATTTAG